One genomic window of Medicago truncatula cultivar Jemalong A17 chromosome 1, MtrunA17r5.0-ANR, whole genome shotgun sequence includes the following:
- the LOC11432979 gene encoding uncharacterized protein: MVKPNEIENVTVQQPESTTIESLKRTLYNVEQLQSQLPEFLALSDPDHLSTLPLLQRAHSLFSLAKLTSTLFELKLKCRGINPNDHAFKSELDRLSVCQKRLERLPDLSEEQWQDMVEQKFYEEQTGQKRKYPSSEEQFDLIDSKEYVEKLPGEDVVGGSSSGSSIKEAIIIDLSDDDDDDDDEYM, encoded by the exons atggtgAAACCAAACGAAATAGAGAACGTGACAGTACAACAACCAGAATCAACAACAATAGAATCACTCAAACGTACTTTGTACAACGTTGAACAACTTCAATCTCAATTACCTGAATTCCTTGCTCTATCAGACCCTGATCATCTCTCTACACTCCCACTCCTTCAACGTGCtcattctctcttctccctcgcTAAACTCACTTCTACCCTCTTTGAAT tGAAGTTGAAGTGCAGAGGGATTAACCCAAATGACCATGCCTTTAAATCTGAGCTT GATAGGTTAAGTGTGTGTCAAAAGAGACTGGAACGACTTCCAGATTTGAGTGAAG AACAGTGGCAAGATATGGTGGAGCAAAAGTTTTATGAGGAGCAGACTGGTCAAAAGAGGAAGTATCCATCTTCCGAAGAACAATTCGATCTAATTGATTCCAAGGAGTATGTGGAGAAATTGCCAGGGGAGGATGTTGTTGGTGGTAGTAGTAGTGGAAGCAGTATCAAGGAAGCAATAATAATTGACTTATCAgatgatgatgacgatgatgatgatgag
- the LOC11427296 gene encoding aspartate--tRNA ligase 2, cytoplasmic, which yields MSTSESQEPTLSSEGSETKSKKASKKEAAKLEKQRRREVAAATSATSTLSVEDDPLAVNYGIVPLIELQSKTPANVNDWTRVEALNDSLENKQVLIRGRAQAIRPVGKKMAFLVIRENGFTVQCLVQAQPDLVSPQMVKFAAALSRESIVDVEGVVSIPAAPIKGATQQIEIQVRKLYCVSKAIPTLPINIEDAARSEVEIEKAIQAGEQLVRVNQDTRLNFRVLDLRTPANQGIFRIQSQVGNVFRQFLLAESFVEIHTPKLIAGSSEGGAAVFRLDYKGQPACLAQSPQLHKQMSICGDFGRVFEIGPVFRAEDSFTHRHLCEFTGLDVEMEIKKHYFEVMDVVDKLFVAMFDTLNTKCKKDLEAVANQYPFEPLKYLPNTLRLTYEEGIQMLKEVGVEIEPFGDLNTEAERKLGQLVLEKYGTEFYILHRYPLAVRPFYTMPCYDNPNYSNSFDVFIRGEEIISGAQRIHVPEFLEERAQACGIEVKTISAYIDSFRYGVPPHGGFGVGLERVVMLFCGLNNIRKTSLYPRDPLRIAP from the exons ATGTCAACTTCAGAATCTCAAGAGCCGACACTGTCATCGGAAGGATCagaaacaaaaagcaaaaaggCCTCCAAGAAGGAAGCCGCAAAGCTGGAAAAGCAACGCCGCCGAGAAGTTGCTGCTGCCACCTCTGCTACATCAACTCTCTCTGTTGAAGATGATCCCCTTGCTGTCAATTATGGTATTGTCCCACTCATTGAGCTCCAATCGAAGACCCCTGCCAATGTCAACGACTGGACCCGAGTTGAGGCTCTCAATGATTCACTGGAGAACAAGCAGGTTCTAATCCGTGGAAGGGCACAAGCTATTCGACCAGTTGGGAAGAAGATGGCGTTCTTAGTCATCAGAGAAAATGGTTTCACCGTACAGTGCTTGGTTCAGGCACAACCTGATTTAGTAAGTCCGCAGATGGTGAAATTTGCTGCTGCTCTCAGCCGTGAGTCTATTGTCGATGTCGAAGGTGTAGTTTCCATTCCAGCCGCTCCTATTAAAGGTGCCACACAACAG ATTGAGATTCAAGTGAGGAAATTGTATTGTGTGAGTAAGGCCATTCCTACTCTGCCGATTAATATCGAGGATGCTGCTCGAAGTGAAGTTGAAATTGAGAAGGCCATTcag GCTGGTGAACAACTTGTTCGTGTGAATCAGGATACACGATTGAATTTTAGAGTACTTGACCTGCGAACACCAGCAAATCAAGGAATTTTTCGCATCCAGTCTCAAGTTGGAAAT GTGTTCAGACAATTTTTATTAGCAGAAAGCTTTGTTGAAATCCACACTCCTAAGTTGATTGCTGGATCTAGTGAGGGTGGAGCTGCTGTCTTTAGGTTGGACTACAAAGGGCAACCTGCATGCCTGGCTCAGTCACCTCAACTTCACAAGCAAATGTCAATATGTGGTGATTTTGGCCGTGTTTTTGAGATTGGTCCTGTGTTTAGAGCAGAAGATTCCTTTACTCATAGGCACCTGTGCGAGTTTACAGGTCTTGATGTTGAAATGGAGATTAAGAAACATTATTTTGAG GTTATGGATGTAGTTGACAAATTGTTTGTTGCTATGTTCGACACTTTGAACACAAAATGTAAGAAGGATCTTGAAGCTGTGGCAAATCAGTACCCGTTTGAACCCCTAAAG TATCTGCCAAATACTCTGAGGCTTACATATGAGGAAGGTATTCAGATGCTCAAG GAAGTTGGAGTTGAAATTGAACCATTTGGTGACTTGAATACTGAAGCAGAAAGGAAACTAGGCCAACTGGTTTTAGAAAA gTATGGAACAGAGTTCTATATCCTTCACCGGTACCCTTTGGCTGTAAGGCCATTTTATACAATGCCTTGCTATGACAACCCAAATTACAGCAACTCTTTTGATGTCTTCATTCGTG GCGAGGAGATTATCTCCGGAGCTCAGCGTATCCACGTGCCTGAATTTTTGGAAGAACGTGCACAAGCTTGCGGCATTGAGGTGAAGACAATATCTGCTTACATCGATTCTTTCAG ATATGGTGTACCTCCACATGGGGGCTTTGGAGTAGGCTTGGAGCGTGTAGTAATGCTCTTCTGTGGCCTGAACAACATTCGCAAAACATCACTATATCCACGTGACCCACTCAGGATTGCACCATGA
- the LOC11433477 gene encoding protein LURP-one-related 13 gives MLWTKFDVFLKNNNTGVCDFTVKGNLFGGSLNVYIGKSNNVVAQINKKFDTVFSRQKFMVTLLNDCWKAFRSESTQSNLIFTRKRSSLVTIWTEDELSLKNNNKISQWPKFEVFLKNNNTGVSDFNVIANLFEGSLNVRIGKSDNIVAQINQKLGTMFSRKKFMVTVCSNMDYAFIVALIVTLDY, from the exons ATGCTATGGACaaaatttgatgtgtttttgaaaaataataacacAGGAGTTTGTGACTTCACTGTCAAAGGAAATTTATTTGGAGGATCTTTGAATGTTTACATTGGCAAATCCAACAATGTTGTTGCTCAG ATAAATAAGAAGTTTGACACTGTGTTTAGCAGGCAAAAGTTCATGGTCACC CTGCTAAATGATTGTTGGAAAGCATTCAGAAGTGAAAGTACACAATCAAATCTTATCTTTACAAGGAAGCGATCCTCTTTAGTCACAATATGGACAGAGGATGAACTgtctttgaaaaataataacaaaatcaGTCAATGGCCAAAATTTGaagtatttttgaaaaataacaacACAGGAGTTTCTGACTTCAACGTCATAGCAAATTTATTTGAAGGATCTTTGAATGTTCGCATTGGTAAATCCGACAATATTGTTGCTCag ATAAACCAGAAGCTTGGCACTATGTTTAGCAGAAAAAAGTTCATGGTTACCGTATGTTCGAACATGGATTATGCATTCATTGTGGCTCTAATTGTGACACTTGATTATTAA
- the LOC11425794 gene encoding probable protein phosphatase 2C 60 → MGTTLSIPKTEKFSEDGENDNLRYGLSSMQGWRATMEDAHAAHLDVDSSTSFFGVYDGHGGKAVAKFCAKHLHQQVLKSEEYIAGDVGTSLTKAFLRMDEMMRGQRGWRELAVLGDKVKGFNGIIEGLIRSPRSNDNKDQSDDWAFEKGPHSDFDGPNSGSTACVAIIRNNLLFVANAGDSRCVISRNGQAYNLSRDHKPELVIEKERIYKAGGFIHAGRINGSLNLARAIGDVDFKNNRFLSAEKQVVTANPDINIVDLHDEDEFIVIACDGIWDCLSSQQLVDFVRQELLLETKLSEVCERVLDRCLAPSLAVGDGCDNMTMILVQFKKPLQTSAPAQEQSSSNEQDASEPTLENS, encoded by the exons ATGGGAACAACTCTCAGCATTCCTAAAACTGAAAAGTTCTCAGAAGATGGTGAAAATGACAATCTTAGATATGGTTTATCATCTATGCAAGGTTGGCGTGCAACAATGGAAGATGCA CATGCGGCGCATCTTGATGTGGATTCATCCACTTCGTTTTTCGGTGTATATGATGGTCATGGAG GTAAGGCGGTTGCAAAGTTTTGTGCCAAGCACCTTCACCAACAGGTGCTCAAGAGTGAAGAATACATAGCTGGAGATGTTGGAACATCTCTTACGAAAGCATTTTTGAG AATGGATGAGATGATGCGTGGTCAAAGGGGATGGAGGGAATTAGCAGTCTTAGGTGATAAGGTAAAAGGGTTCAATGGAATAATTGAAGGATTGATTCGGTCTCCAAGAAGCAATGATAATAAGGACCAAAGTGATGATTGGGCCTTTGAGAAG GGGCCTCATTCAGACTTTGATGGACCAAATTCAGGAAGCACTGCTTGTGTTGCAATCATTAGAAACAACCTACTTTTTGTTGCGAATGCTGGTGATTCACGCTGCGTAATATCTAGGAATGGTCAG GCATACAATTTATCTAGAGATCACAAACCTGAGCTTGTGATTGAGAAGGAAAGAATCTATAAAGCTGGTGGTTTTATTCATGCAGGACGAATTAATGGGAGTTTAAATCTTGCAAGAGCTATAG GTGACGTGgacttcaaaaataatagatttcTTTCTGCTGAAAAACAAGTTGTGACCGCCAATCCAGACATAAACATT GTCGACCTTCACGACGAAGATGAGTTTATAGTGATAGCTTGTGATGGCATATG GGATTGCCTATCAAGCCAACAATTGGTAGATTTTGTACGTCAAGAACTTCTCTTG GAAACCAAACTCTCTGAGGTTTGTGAAAGAGTGCTAGACCGGTGTTTAGCGCCATCTTTGGCTGTTGGTGATGGATGCGATAACATGACAATGATCTTGGTGCAGTTCAAAAAACCGCTACAAACCAGTGCACCAGCTCAAGAACAATCATCTTCAAATGAACAAGATGCATCTGAACCAACTTTGGAGAACAGTTGA
- the LOC11433478 gene encoding protein LURP-one-related 10 gives MANAIISPQYCAPATHPIDLIITTERTVRDNFTIRDINDNIVFTVKSSLVTIVTPRQHRFLFDANGNPILHLRRSLLAADDCWKAYRGESTEPKDLIFTRKRSSLMQLRTKLNVFLANNNTGVCDFTVKANLSGQSWNVYIGESNNVVAQINKKLGTIVSREKFMVTVSPNIDYAFIVALIVTLD, from the exons ATGGCAAATGCCATAATCAGCCCTCAATATTGTGCTCCAG CTACACATCCCATTGATTTGATAATCACAACAGAGAGGACTGTGAGAGATAACTTCACAATTAGAgacatcaacgacaacatcGTTTTCACAGTTAAAAGTTCTCTTGTAACCATCGTAACACCCCGCCAACACCGGTTCTTATTTGATGCTAATGGAAATCCCATTCTTCATCTCCGTAGATCG CTTCTAGCAGCAGATGATTGTTGGAAAGCATATAGAGGTGAAAGTACTGAGCCTAAGGATCTTATCTTTACTAGGAAACGTTCATCATTGATGCAACTAAGGACCaaattaaatgtgtttttggCAAATAACAACACAGGAGTTTGTGATTTCACTGTCAAAGCAAATTTATCTGGACAATCTTGGAATGTTTACATTGGTGAATCCAACAACGTTGTTGCTCAG ATAAATAAGAAGCTTGGCACTATTGTTAGCAGGGAAAAGTTCATGGTCACTGTGTCTCCAAACATCGATTATGCATTCATTGTGGCTCTAATTGTGACACTTGATTAA
- the LOC11432980 gene encoding phospholipid hydroperoxide glutathione peroxidase, chloroplastic, with translation MVSMASSTTFFTPLHNFNQARTNSIPSISLPFVKSSIPSSKSPFFQHGFSQPTSFDFPKAVLKSRSFSVNARAVTDKSIYDFTVKDIDKKDVPLSKFKGKVLLIVNVASRCGLTSSNYTELSHLYENFKDKGLEVLAFPCNQFGMQEPGSNEEIKKFACTRFKAEFPIFDKVDVNGPFTAPVYQFLKSSSGGFFGDLVKWNFEKFLVDKNGKVVERYPPTTSPFQIEKDIQKLLAA, from the exons ATGGTTTCCATGGCTTCTTCCACAACATTCTTCACACCTCTTCACAATTTCAATCAAGCTAGAACAAATTCAATACCTTCAATTTCTTTGCCTTTTGTAAAATCCtcaattccttcttcaaagtCACCTTTTTTTCAACATGGCTTTTCTCAACCAACTTCTTTCGATTTTCCTAAGGCTGTTTTGAAGTCAAGGTCTTTCTCTGTCAACGCTAGAGCTGTTACTGATaaatccatttatgattttactGTAAAg GATATTGATAAGAAGGATGTGCCTCTTAGCAAATTCAAGGGGAAGGTTCTTTTGATTGTTAATGTTGCTTCAAGATG CGGTTTGACATCATCAAACTACACGGAACTCTCACacttatatgaaaattttaaagacAAAG GTTTGGAGGTTCTAGCTTTCCCTTGCAATCAATTTGGCATGCAGGAGCCTGGATCAAATGAAGAAATTAAGAAATTCGCTTGCACTAGGTTCAAAGCAGAATTTCCAATTTTCGATAAG GTTGATGTAAATGGACCATTTACTGCTCCAGTATACCAGTTTCTGAAGTCAAGTTCTGGAGGGTTTTTTGGTGATCTTGTCAAGTGGAATTTTGAGAAATTCTTGGTTGATAAAAATGGTAAAGTTGTTGAACGATACCCACCAACAACCTCTCCTTTTCAAATTGAG AAGGATATCCAGAAGTTACTTGCTGCGTGA